One window from the genome of Montipora foliosa isolate CH-2021 chromosome 5, ASM3666993v2, whole genome shotgun sequence encodes:
- the LOC138002675 gene encoding CD209 antigen-like protein B, which produces MLNNASHKSHENELVDKTDYVYHASSCPKNWMEHDKYCYKLASAGPGKLDDARKKCQEMLADLSIIKSKQENTFMGKPWFRLSMKRRDSQLLWFDGISAERSNKERYNAWAKGEPKKDEDCAYVRLNRE; this is translated from the exons ATGCTGAACAACGCCAGTCATAAAAGCCATGAGAACGAACTTGTCGACAAAACGGATTACGTCTACCACGCATCAA GTTGTCCTAAAAACTGGATGGAACATGACAAATATTGCTATAAGCTGGCAAGTGCTGGACCCGGTAAACTGGACGATGCTCGAAAGAAATGCCAGGAAATGCTAGCAGACCTCTCAATAATTAAATCGAAGCAGGAAAACACCTTCATGGGGAAACCTTGGTTTAGGCTTAGCATGAAGCGACGCGATAGCCAGTTGCTTTGGTTTGACGGTATATCAGCAGAGAGGTCGAATAAGGAACGTTATAACGCATGGGCAAAAGGTGAACCGAAGAAGGACGAGGATTGTGCTTACGTTCGCTTGAATCGCGAGTAG